The following DNA comes from Paenibacillus crassostreae.
CATTAATAAATGTTACAAACTTAACCTTTGCGTATGATGGCAGTTACGATAACATATTTGAGAACGTCAATTTCCAGATCGATACCGATTGGAAATTAGGATTTACAGGAAGAAACGGGAGAGGGAAGACGACATTTCTTAACTTATTACTTGGCAAATATGAATACAAAGGAAATATTTCAGCTAATGTTAGCTTTGAATATTTCCCATTTCATGTAGTAAATAAAGGAGAAAATACTCTTGATGTAATTGATAACATTTACCCAGACTATCTCCACTGGAAATTGATGCGTGAACTCTCTTTACTCGAGGTTTCCGAAGATGTTCTATACCGACCCTTTGATTCATTGTCCAATGGAGAGCAAACGAAGGTATTACTGGCTACTTTATTTCTGAAGGAGAATCGTTTTCTATTGATTGATGAACCCACCAATCATCTAGATATGAACGCAAGGAAACTTGTTAGTGATTATCTCAATGCCAAAAGTGGATTCATTCTGGTGTCTCACGACAGATCGTTTCTAGATAACTGTGTAGACCATATCCTCTCCATTAATAAGAGCAACATAGAAGTTCAAAAAGGTGATTTCTCCGATTGGTGGGAGAATAAAAAGCGTCAGGATAACTTTGAGCTAACGGAGAACGAAAAGCTAAGAAAAGACATTAAACACTTGGCGGAATCTGCTAAACGAACGAGTACATGGTCACATGAAGTAGAAAAAACAAAAAATGGAACAACGAATTCCGGTTCAAAGCTAGATAAAGGGTATGTTGGCCACAAAGCTGCTAAAATGATGAGTCGATCTAAAGCCATTGAGCATAGACAGCAATCTGCTATTCATGAAAAATCCAAACTTCTGAAAAATATTGAAAATTCAGATAGCTTGAAAATATCACAACTTGCATTTCACAAGAATCAACTTATTGAACTAGAAAAAGTATCCATAGTTTATGGCGAGAAGACGGTATGTTCGGATATAAGTTTTACGATAGAGCAAGGTGAGCGAATTGCCCTTTCAGGTAAAAATGGTTCTGGAAAAACAAGTATTATCAAGCTTATTTGCAGTGAGGATATACAATATACAGGTACTTTTAGGAAAGGGAGTCAGTTGAAAATTTCCTATGTTTCACAGGACACATCTCATCTCCAAGGAAATTTAACGGATTTTGCTGCTAAGTACGAGATTGACGAAAGCCTTTTTAAAGCAGTTTTAAGAAAGCTTGATTTTTCGAGAATACAATTCGAAAAGGATATTTCAGCTTATAGTGGTGGTCAGAAGAAGAAAGTGCTGATTGCAAAAAGTCTTTGCGATAACGTTCATTTGCACATTTGGGATGAACCTCTTAATTTCATTGATGTAATTTCTCGCATGCAGATAGAAGAGTTACTGCTTGAATACTCACCAACCATCCTTTTTGTGGAGCATGATAGAGGGTTCTACAATAGCATTGCAACAAAGGTTATTGAACTCTAAGGCTATCTATTATTTTAAGAGACAAAGTTTTGAAAAGCTGATCTTTAATAAATAAGATCAGCTTTTTTTTGTGGTGCAAATTTTTATAGCTAGTATCGATTGTTAACCTTATATTTATTTTATGGTTTACAATAGTGGAATATCAAGTTATTATCTAACTAATACATAGATGTCAAATCTAGTACAAAGTTAATATTTTTTCATAACAATGGAGGTATTTAAATGAAAACAAAAGAAATGGTTTATGCCGCATTATTTGCTGCATTAATCGGTGTATTAGGCATGATTCCACCCATTCCACTAGGTTTTATACCCGTACCCGTCACTGCACAAACCCTTGGTGTCATGCTAGCTGGATGCTTTTTAGGAAAGAAGACGGGTACGATTAGCTTAATTTTATTTATCGTTCTAGTCGCTTTAGGTTTACCTTTATTATCTGGTGGACGTGGAGGTCTATCTGTATTCGTAGGACCAACTATTGGATACTTTCTAAGCTGGCCAGTGGCCGTATTTTGCATCGGATATATGACTGAAAAAGTGTGGTCTTCGTTAAAAACATGGAAATTGATCGCCATTAATATAGTTGGTGGTGTTGTACTTATTAGTTTAATCGGTGCGCCGGTCATGGCTATGATTACACATACTTCTGTATGGGCTGGACTAGTGGGTGCTATCGCCTTTTTACCAGGTGATTGTATTAAAGCCATTATCGCAGCCGTGATAGTAACACAATTAAAATCTGTAAGTCCGATTGAACAAAACGCGCATAACAGATAGTTTATGAAATTGTGAATAGGTGTGATGAGGAATGAATTTAGAGAACACCAAGCTTATATTCGATAAAGTTCATTTTTCCTATAAAAAAGGGCAACCTGTCATCGAGAATATGAGCTTTACGATTGAACCAGGCCAGTTTGTGGCAATTGTCGGAGCCAATGGATGTGGTAAGTCTACGATTGCCAAGCTAATGGATGGATTGCTACTTCCAAAGGAAGGCCATGTGACTTTGAAGAGTCTCGACACGTCAAGACCTACAGATCTGGATATGATCCATGAGCAAATAGGATTTGTATTCCAAAACCCAGAGGATCAATTCATCACCACAACGGTTATGGATGAGGTGATATTTGGATTGGAAAATATTCGTGTGCCGAGAGAAGAAATACGAAGCAGGCTGGATCATGCACTAGAAGCTGTTCAGATGAAGGATTACATGAGGTCAATGCCACACCAGTTATCAGGTGGTCAGAAGCAACGCGTAGCGATTGCGGCGATTGTGGCCATGCGTCCGCAGATCATTATTTTTGATGAGGCTACTTCTATGCTTGATCCACAAGGGAGGGAGCAGGTACTTTCCATTATGAATGAGTTACACCGCCAGGGAATGACTATCATTCACATCACTCATCATATGGAGGAAGTATTATCAGTTGATCGTATTTTACTCATACATAAAGGCAGATTAGAATTTGATGGTGATCCATTAACCTTTTTTGAAACCGTAAACGTTACAGACTATCAATTAGAACCGCCCTTCGCGGTGAGATTAAATAAAATGTTACAAAAATCAACGCCATTAACGACAGATTGGAAGGAGATGATTCGCTTACAATGGTCTATCAACTAAACAATGTGAGCGTTCACTATGCCAATCAAGTGGCTTTGCAGAATGTCAGTTGCACAATCCAAGAAGGTAAATGGATTTCCGTCATTGGTCAAACAGGGGCTGGCAAGTCTACATTCGTCAAAGTGCTGAAGGGGTTGCTTCCTAGCGTCGATGGAGACTATTGGATAGATCAGGAGCCTATTCCTAGAGATGCCAAAGGACAATTAAAAGTCGTTCCTGACATAGGATACGTTTTTCAATATCCGGAGCATCAATGTTTTGAAACGAGCGTGTACAAGGAACTTGCCTTTGCACCGAAGCTACACGGATATTCACAACAGCAGATAACGAAGTCTATTGAAAAGATTTTACCCCAAGTGGGTTTGTCAGAAGAACTTCTTCCATTGGCACCATTTCAATTAAGCGGGGGACAATTACGGCGTGTAGCGATTGCTTCGGTATTGATGATGGATCCGAAATTACTTATTTTAGATGAACCAACAGCAGGTCTTGACCCAGTAAGCCGCACTGCACTGTTGCAATTATTAAAGCATTGGCAACAACAAGACAATCGTACCATTCTATTCGTATCACACCAGATGAACGATGTAGCTGAATACTCTGATGAAGTTATGGTATTTCATGAAGGATACCTAAGGGGGCATTATGCTACCAGCACTTTATTTCTTGAACAGACACAATTACTTGCGAAACTCGGATTATCACTTCCAGAACCTGTGCAGCTATTAAAGTTGGTCGAGGAATTATCTGGTCAGAAAATTAAGGTTGCAAGCTGTAGAGAGCAGGATATTATTGACAAAGTGTGGCCGATCTGGCACACAAGGAGTTGCTAAATGTCTAATACCGTATTAATAGGACAATATCTTGAGACAAATTCCTTATTTCATCGTCTAGATCCACGGACAAAAGTGTTAAGTATTATCGTCATCATGTTGAGTTTCCTAAGTTTAGAATCGTTCATTAGCTACGCAGTCGCTACTATCTTCGTTATTGGCATCATGTTGCTGTCTAGAATCCCACTTCATATTTTTGGGCGAGGATTAAAGCCTATCTTGTTTATATTGATGTTTGCCTTTCTTTATCAAGTCATGTTCACGCAAGGAGATGTCATTTGGTCTTGGTCATTCATCGAGGTGACATTGGAGGGTATACAAAATGGGATAAGATTACTCTGGCGAATTATTTTACTCATCTTACTCGCCTCCATT
Coding sequences within:
- a CDS encoding Lsa family ABC-F type ribosomal protection protein; this translates as MSLINVTNLTFAYDGSYDNIFENVNFQIDTDWKLGFTGRNGRGKTTFLNLLLGKYEYKGNISANVSFEYFPFHVVNKGENTLDVIDNIYPDYLHWKLMRELSLLEVSEDVLYRPFDSLSNGEQTKVLLATLFLKENRFLLIDEPTNHLDMNARKLVSDYLNAKSGFILVSHDRSFLDNCVDHILSINKSNIEVQKGDFSDWWENKKRQDNFELTENEKLRKDIKHLAESAKRTSTWSHEVEKTKNGTTNSGSKLDKGYVGHKAAKMMSRSKAIEHRQQSAIHEKSKLLKNIENSDSLKISQLAFHKNQLIELEKVSIVYGEKTVCSDISFTIEQGERIALSGKNGSGKTSIIKLICSEDIQYTGTFRKGSQLKISYVSQDTSHLQGNLTDFAAKYEIDESLFKAVLRKLDFSRIQFEKDISAYSGGQKKKVLIAKSLCDNVHLHIWDEPLNFIDVISRMQIEELLLEYSPTILFVEHDRGFYNSIATKVIEL
- a CDS encoding biotin transporter BioY, translating into MKTKEMVYAALFAALIGVLGMIPPIPLGFIPVPVTAQTLGVMLAGCFLGKKTGTISLILFIVLVALGLPLLSGGRGGLSVFVGPTIGYFLSWPVAVFCIGYMTEKVWSSLKTWKLIAINIVGGVVLISLIGAPVMAMITHTSVWAGLVGAIAFLPGDCIKAIIAAVIVTQLKSVSPIEQNAHNR
- a CDS encoding energy-coupling factor transporter ATPase; translated protein: MNLENTKLIFDKVHFSYKKGQPVIENMSFTIEPGQFVAIVGANGCGKSTIAKLMDGLLLPKEGHVTLKSLDTSRPTDLDMIHEQIGFVFQNPEDQFITTTVMDEVIFGLENIRVPREEIRSRLDHALEAVQMKDYMRSMPHQLSGGQKQRVAIAAIVAMRPQIIIFDEATSMLDPQGREQVLSIMNELHRQGMTIIHITHHMEEVLSVDRILLIHKGRLEFDGDPLTFFETVNVTDYQLEPPFAVRLNKMLQKSTPLTTDWKEMIRLQWSIN
- a CDS encoding ATP-binding cassette domain-containing protein, translated to MVYQLNNVSVHYANQVALQNVSCTIQEGKWISVIGQTGAGKSTFVKVLKGLLPSVDGDYWIDQEPIPRDAKGQLKVVPDIGYVFQYPEHQCFETSVYKELAFAPKLHGYSQQQITKSIEKILPQVGLSEELLPLAPFQLSGGQLRRVAIASVLMMDPKLLILDEPTAGLDPVSRTALLQLLKHWQQQDNRTILFVSHQMNDVAEYSDEVMVFHEGYLRGHYATSTLFLEQTQLLAKLGLSLPEPVQLLKLVEELSGQKIKVASCREQDIIDKVWPIWHTRSC